Below is a window of Staphylococcus succinus DNA.
TTCAGTGCTCATTAATTCTAACTACTTTGCTATAAAATATAAAACAATATGCTCATGCATGTATTTTTAATTTCATTTATAATATCTTACATGGACTATATACCCATCACTAAAATATAAATACTTCTATACAAACGAAAAACCACTCAACATCTCATAAAATGTTAGTGGTTTTTTCGAAAGATTATTTTTCATCTTTGATCGCGTTTTTGGACTGTTTAATCCAAACCGGTAAGCGTTCTTTAATTGTTTGAAACCCATATTTTTCGGTTTCTTTAATTTCATCTAATACTGATTGCTTTTCTTTCTTACGTTCATAATTTTTAAAATAGTCATTATCTTTTAAAGAAAAGTTCAACTTTCCTTCTTCATCAATTGAAATTACTTTCGCTCTTACAATTTGTCCTTCTGATAAAAACTTCTTCAAGTTATGGACGTAATCATCCATGATTTCAGAAATATGGATTAATCCTTCAGCATTGTCAGGGGTTTCTACAAAAGCGCCATACGGTTGAATACCAGTCACACGAACTTTAATATGTTGACCTACCTTATAGTGATTATTCAACGTGATAACCCCTTATTTCGTAATACTTAACACTATTATAATAGCATAAATTATAGGAAGTCACTAACATTAATATAGAAAAATTTCACGATTTGTTAGATTATAGTTTTGACAATAAAAACTCAAATAAGCAAATATAACTGTTATAACAGCATTACTAAGTTAAATTGCACGAAAAAAAGGCTTAAATATATACACGATGCTACTACTACAATGTGCACACTTTAAACCTTGTTCATTCTATTTATCATTTATATTCTGCCTCTAATTGCAATACTTAATTTGCCATTTGAAGACACACTTCCTAATCTAGAATTTCATCGAAATGAAAATCCGTAAATTATTTGAAATGGTTGAGCTATTTCTTCAGCTTCCCTAATAGAAGTGTTGCATCCATGTGATCATAGACTTCAACATCTCCCACTGTGGTATTTGAAAATTGCATAAGATTTTAAGCGGGCGACAATTTATATAATTGTTGCCCGCTTCATAATCATTTATTATTATCTTTCTTCGATATCAATAGAATCAATTGTAATATCATGTAATGGTTTATCTTGAGGACCCACTTTTGTACTCGCAATATCTTCTAAAGTTGTTTCACCTTCAATTAATTGTCCAAAAACTGTGTGTTTTTGGTCTAACCATGGCGTACCGCCTTTTTCGCCATAAGCTTTAACGATTGGTTCTGGCCAACCACCATCAGATAATTGACCTAACATTGATTCAGGTACGTTGTTCATTTGAACAATAAAGAATTGTGATCCATTTGTATTTGGACCTGAGTTCGCCATTGATAAAGCACCATATAAATTAAATGCTTCAAGTGAAAACTCATCTTCAAATGGTCCGCCATAAATACTTTCGCCGCCCATACCTGTAGCTGTAGGATCTCCACCTTGTACCATAAAATCATTAATAACGCGGTGGAATGTTATACCATCATAGTATCCATTTTTAGCATGTGTCACAAAGTTTTCTACTGTTTTAGGTGCCACATCAGGCAATAATTTAAAAGTCATATCGCCTTTATTAGTATGCATTACTAATTTAATTTCATTACCATTTATTTCTGAATTTAACTGAGGATAGTTAGTCATTTTCATTCTCCATTTCATGTTAAGATGATATATGTATTCTAACATAAATGAAGGGAAGGAATGAACGATGTTATATCGATTTGCACATAAAACTGGAAGTTATGGTGTCTCAATAGTAAAAAATGATGAAAATCAAGTATTAGTACAAGTTGAACAAGTAATTAAACACCCAAAACAAGGCGATTTACATAACCCTAATGAAACCGAAAATGTTTTTTTTCATGAACGTAAAGCACTCAGCCAATTTGAGAAACGTTATACAACACAATCACACCTTAAAACTTTTAATGTAGAGGAAATGCCCTATGTAGATTCTTTGCAACAAGCAA
It encodes the following:
- the ygs gene encoding S1 domain-containing post-transcriptional regulator Ygs encodes the protein MNNHYKVGQHIKVRVTGIQPYGAFVETPDNAEGLIHISEIMDDYVHNLKKFLSEGQIVRAKVISIDEEGKLNFSLKDNDYFKNYERKKEKQSVLDEIKETEKYGFQTIKERLPVWIKQSKNAIKDEK
- a CDS encoding peptidylprolyl isomerase, producing the protein MTNYPQLNSEINGNEIKLVMHTNKGDMTFKLLPDVAPKTVENFVTHAKNGYYDGITFHRVINDFMVQGGDPTATGMGGESIYGGPFEDEFSLEAFNLYGALSMANSGPNTNGSQFFIVQMNNVPESMLGQLSDGGWPEPIVKAYGEKGGTPWLDQKHTVFGQLIEGETTLEDIASTKVGPQDKPLHDITIDSIDIEER
- the kapB gene encoding sporulation phosphorelay system protein KapB, producing MLYRFAHKTGSYGVSIVKNDENQVLVQVEQVIKHPKQGDLHNPNETENVFFHERKALSQFEKRYTTQSHLKTFNVEEMPYVDSLQQAITNLEQKLKAQGTLHAAKSLENLQQLKKDYAIQYKQNFE